In the Theobroma cacao cultivar B97-61/B2 chromosome 1, Criollo_cocoa_genome_V2, whole genome shotgun sequence genome, one interval contains:
- the LOC18611942 gene encoding uncharacterized protein LOC18611942, whose translation MAPFCLRGRFSNNKRSKLQCKNKKKKSGMKDMQERFEKLKVEMEEISDEQKNIREGQRQVREKFEAIESECEELKRETRLIIQKSARTQIKLVLMFRILKAREQGDLATAANFTHLLREIVGREDEERQASGDN comes from the exons ATGGCTCCCTTCTGTTTGCGAGGTCGTTTTAGCAACAACAAACGTTCCAAATTGCAATGCAAGAAT aaaaagaagaagagtgGGATGAAGGACATGCAAGAAAGGTTTGAGAAGCTGAAAGTGGAGATGGAGGAAATCAGCGATGAACAGAAGAATATAAGAGAAGGGCAAAGGCAAGTGAGGGAAAAATTTGAAGCGATTGAAAGTGAGTGTGAGGAATTGAAGAGGGAAACAAGACTCATTATCCAGAAAAGTGCCCGGACCCAAATCAAGCTGGTTCTTATGTTCCGAATTTTGAAAGCTAGGGAACAGGGTGACCTAGCCACTGCTGCCAATTTCACTCACTTGCTTCG TGAAATAGTAGGAAGAGAGGATGAGGAAAGGCAAGCTTCAGGCGACAATTGA
- the LOC108661181 gene encoding uncharacterized protein LOC108661181 — MEEEQRKRMDRMERAQEEMREQLAKMMELMTSLSKGKRVTEESAQSENPPDHDIGNQRDDPPYPPRFTPPHAQTSQRVHPQAMPSVYYNASPLMGHQSTHGQFGPYFGINPAEPIHVSNLDDPKEQKKLRKESSQTGENEKDQKKYDLLEERLHAIEGVDRFGTMDATELCLVPDTMKKKQSESFKEYAQKWRDTAAQVQPPLTDKEMTVLLINTLRAPFYERLIGNATKNFTNLVLSGEIIERAIKSGKIEGHEVALDEVNQVPRMFGELSIHMIKGEEPNEKIPMVYPVLPEEELSNWTATELPIIFKSSKMSLNNEHEDNLDNDLNIDFEMISNIDELKNEEEVDDYGLPPDLSRMLEQEEREILPYQELTEMINLGNGKEKKEVKIDTSLSSNERQKLEELLREYVDVFAWSYQDISGLNTDIVVHKLPLRSDYKPIKQKLRRMKLEMLLKIKEEIKMAPEDMKKTTFVTMWGTFCYKVMPFGLKNTGATYQRAMVALFHDIMHKEIKVYVDEMIVKSHRERDHTVNLKKLFERLRKFQLKLNLAKCTFGVTFRKLLGFILTCKCDPIFKLLRKRDPGEWNEECQIAFDKIKEYLTNPPVLVPPTAEKPHILYLTVNKNSMGCVLGQHNETRKKEQAIPSSILSEYDIVYVSQKSIKGSAIADFFADRANEDYESVSFDFLDDDLMAILHIKKDVPNEFNPWKMYFDGASNALGHEIGAVLVSPNEKYYPTIARLNFNCTNNIAEYEALVMGLKAAIEMKADVIDVYGDSALVICQMRGEWKTRDSKLVPYKKLVTELTKQFKEISFNHLPQEENQITDALATIATMFRIKEAADVRPFDLKVCEVSAHCLNVEEKVDGKPWYHDIM; from the exons atggaagaagaacaaagaaagcGAATGGATAGAATGGAAAGAGctcaagaagaaatgagagaacaGTTAGCAAAGATGATGGAATTGATGACAAGCTtaagtaaaggaaaaagagttaCGGAAGAGTCAGCTCAGTCAGAAAACCCACCAGATCATGACATTGGAAACCAAAGGGATGATCCACCTTATCCCCCAAGGTTCACTCCACCACATGCCCAAACCTCTCAAAGGGTCCACCCTCAAGCAATGCCATCCGTTTATTACAATGCATCACCCCTGATGGGCCATCAATCGACTCATGGACAATTCGGGCCGTATTTTGGGATAAATCCTGCTGAACCAATACACGTCTCAAATTTAGACGATCcaaaagagcaaaagaaaCTAAGAAAGGAGTCATCACAAAcaggagaaaatgaaaaagatcaGAAAAAGTACGATTTGTTGGAAGAGCGTCTTCATGCTATCGAAGGAGTTGATAGGTTCGGTACCATGGATGCAACCGAACTATGCTTAGTGCCTGAT ACTAtgaaaaagaagcaaagtGAGAGCTTCAAGGAATATGCCCAAAAGTGGAGGGATACAGCAGCACAAGTTCAGCCACCTCTCACTGATAAGGAAATGACTGTGTTGCTCATAAACACACTCCGAGCTCCATTCTATGAGCGCTTGATCGGCAATGCTACAAAAAACTTTACGAATTTGGTCTTATCTGGAGAAATAATAGAAAGAGCTATCAAaagtgggaaaattgaaggaCATGAAGTT GCATTGGATGAGGTCAATCAGGTTCCACGGATGTTTGGTGAGCTATCAATCCATATGATCAAAGGTGAAGAACCTAACGAGAAGATTCCTATGGTATATCCAGTACTGCCAGAAGAGGAGCTAAGCAATTGGACAGCCACAGAATTGCCCATCATCTTTAAGTCTTCGAAAAT GTCTTTAAATAATGAACACGAAGACAATCTAGACAACGATTTGAATATCGATTTTGAGATGATTTCGAACattgatgaattgaaaaatgaagaggaGGTGGATGACTATGGCTTACCCCCTGATTTGTCGAGAATGTTGGAACAGGAAGAAAGGGAGATTTTACCTTATCAGGAACTCACAGAAATGATTAACCTCGGAAatgggaaagaaaagaaagaggttAAGATTGACACCTCGCTGTCATCTAATGAACGACAAAAGCTAGAAGAACTGCTCCGTGAATATGTGGATGTGTTTGCTTGGTCATATCAGGACATATCAGGTCTCAATACTGACATTGTCGTCCATAAGTTGCCTTTGAGATCAGACTACAAGCCTATTAAACAGAAGTTGAGACGGATGAAGCTAGAAATGTTgctgaaaattaaagaagaa ATCAAGATGGCACCCGAAGATATGAAAAAAACAACATTCGTAACCATGTGGGGAACGTTTTGTTACAAAgtaatgccatttggattGAAGAATACAGGTGCCACTTACCAAAGGGCAATGGTAGCTTTGTTTCACGATATAATGCATAAAGAGATAAAAGTATATGTGGATGAAATGATCGTAAAATCTCATAGAGAAAGGGATCATACTGTCAATCTCAAGAAGCTGTTCGAGAGATTGCGAAAGTTTCAGCTCAAGTTGAATCTTGCAAAATGCACTTTTGGTGTAACTTTTAGGAAATTGTTGGGGTTCATa CTCACTTGCAAATGTGATCCAATCTTCAAGCTGCTTCGAAAACGAGACCCAGGAGAGTGGAATGAAGAATGTCAAATagcctttgataaaatcaaagaatatcTCACAAATCCACCGGTGTTGGTGCCACCGACGGCTGAAAAACCTCATATTTTGTATTTGACTGTGAACAAGAATTCTATGGGATGTGTACTGGGACAACATAATGAAACGAGGAAGAAAGAACAAGCC ATCCCATCAAGTATACTGTCTGAgtatgatattgtgtatgtgTCCCAAAAGTCAATCAAAGGGAGCGCCATCGCTGATTTTTTCGCAGATCGAGCTAATGAGGATTATGAATCTGTAAGTTTCGATTTTTTAGATGATGATTTAATGGCCATTTTGCACATAAAAAAGGATGTTCCCAATGAATTTAATCCATGGAAGATGTATTTTGATGGAGCATCCAATGCTTTGGGGCACGAAATTGGGGCAGTGTTGGTTTCTCCAAATGAAAAGTATTATCCAACCATAGCGAGATTGAATTTCAATTGTACTAATAATATAGCGGAGTACGAGGCGTTGGTAATGGGATTAAAAGCAGCAATCGAGATGAAGGCTGACGTGATAGATGTTTACGGAGATTCGGCTTTGGTGATATGTCAAATGAGAGGCGAATGGAAAACTAGAGATTCTAAACTAGTTCCATATAAAAAGTTGGTTACAGAATTAACCAAACAATTCAAAGAAATCAGCTTCAACCACTTGCCTcaagaagaaaatcaaattaCTGATGCTTTGGCCACTATCGCAACAATGTTCAGAATAAAAGAAGCAGCTGATGTACGCCCTTTTGATTTAAAAGTTTGTGAAGTCTCTGCACACTGCTTGAATGTTGAGGAAAAGGTTGATGGTAAGCCGTGGTATCATGATATCATGTAA
- the LOC18611943 gene encoding putative disease resistance protein RGA3: MDSFASSIVTSILAKVGTSAYQHIISAWGIEDEMRKLRNTLEEIQAVLNDAEERQVKDEEQELRIWLRRFKDVLHNVEDVLDDFEIQDLQTKMLVDRGTTLNKVRNFFSSSNSLAFRFKTSQKIEKIWERLDEIKTSKDRLKLSKAPKKETGIQRARETHSYVDAPAVTGRDDDKENIIQSLLQPDDHDRSYNNVSVISIVGLGGLGKTTLAKLVCNDERVRKHFDLNMWVCVSEEFDVITMTKEILKSTKAGLLGYDESNFQKWQEELRHALKDKKFLLVLDDVWNDNPRKWEELNQLLIGRRGSKILVTTRSQKVVKAMKSQVKYELGSLSHDDCLSLFLRWAYIEGQKERHQTLVEIGNEIVKKCKGNPLAAKTLGSLLSLTTNEKDWQNIRDNEIWELEQKEDDIMPVLKLSYNRMPPYLRSCFAYCAVFPKDFKFNSVDLIQLWCFFEDVEEYVFVYTFKMHDLMHDLALSVAQKEFLTVDFRTNIIPESVRHLSLFNSNLFQQKLKKPSQKKLRKTLRTILCPLAVLGSICESDVGSFIMGCKYLWLLDLSSSSFEELPSSIGRLKHLRYFSLSGNHRIRRLPNSVCQLQKLQALGLVGCRKLERLPKGVRNLISLRFLEFTTNEELLPNEEIGCLDSLQVLSISGCQYLRFLFEDMKQLTALRTLSITDCNWLRRLPCSVNDLTALENLIISNCADLDLKGKENANPNQDEKVCSLRSITITKMTTFMALPQWLQRSANTLSCIIIEDCPNFKTLPEWLNNVKSLQKLQIKRCPQFPYVSELSKLEMGLVPKVYVDDFKLEPSEG; the protein is encoded by the exons ATGGATTCCTTTGCCTCGAGTATTGTGACAAGTATCTTGGCGAAAGTAGGGACATCTGCTTACCAGCATATTATCTCTGCATGGGGCATTGAAGATGAAATGAGGAAGTTGAGAAACACTTTAGAAGAAATCCAAGCTGTGCTCAATGATGCTGAGGAGAGGCAGGTGAAAGACGAGGAGCAGGAACTGAGGATTTGGTTGCGAAGATTTAAGGATGTCCTGCACAACGTGGAAGATGTGTTGGATGATTTTGAGATTCAAGATTTGCAGACAAAGATGCTGGTGGATCGTGGGACTACTCTAAATAAGGTACGCAACTTCTTTTCATCCTCCAACTCCCTTGCTTTTCGCTTCAAGACGAGtcaaaaaatagagaaaatatGGGAGAGGTTGGATGAAATTAAAACCAGCAAAGACAGATTGAAACTCTCCAAGGCACCCAAAAAGGAGACTGGCATCCAAAGGGCCAGGGAGACCCACTCCTATGTGGATGCTCCTGCTGTCACTGGGAGAGATGATGATAAAGAAAATATCATTCAAAGTTTGCTGCAGCCGGATGATCATGATCGTAGTTATAATAATGTCTCTGTTATCTCAATAGTTGGATTAGGAGGTTTAGGGAAGACAACTCTGGCTAAATTGGTGTGCAATGATGAAAGGGTACGTAAGCATTTTGACCTGAATATGTGGGTTTGTGTCTCGGAGGAGTTTGATGTCATAACAATGACAAAAGAAATTCTTAAATCAACAAAGGCAGGTCTGCTAGGTTATGATGAGTCCAATTTCCAGAAGTGGCAAGAGGAGCTACGGCATGCTTTGAaagataaaaagtttttaCTCGTTTTAGACGATGTATGGAACGATAACCCCAGAAAATGGGAAGAGCTGAATCAATTGCTGATTGGGCGCAGGGGAAGCAAAATCTTGGTGACTACTCGTAGTCAAAAGGTTGTCAAAGCCATGAAATCTCAAGTGAAATATGAGTTAGGCAGCCTTTCCCATGATGATTGTCTTTCTCTGTTCTTGAGATGGGCTTACATTGAAGGACAAAAAGAAAGGCACCAAACCCTGGTAGAAATTGGAaatgaaattgtgaaaaaatgTAAAGGAAACCCTTTAGCAGCTAAAACTTTAGGGAGCTTGCTTTCCTTGACAACTAATGAAAAAGATTGGCAAAATATCAGGGACAATGAGATATGGGAGTTAGAACAGAAAGAAGATGACATCATGCCTGTACTAAAACTGAGTTACAATCGAATGCCACCATACTTGAGATCATGTTTTGCTTATTGTGCAGTTTTCCCAAAAGATTTCAAATTCAACTCTGTTGATTTGATCCAACTATG GTGTTTCTTCGAAGATGTTGAGGAATATGTGTTTGTTTACACGTTCAAAATGCATGACTTAATGCACGATCTTGCACTATCTGTGGCACAGAAGGAATTCTTGACCGTGGACTTCCGCACCAACATTATCCCCGAAAGTGTTCGACATCTGTCACTCTTTAACAGTAATTTATTTCAGCAAAAACTCAAGAAACCCTCACAAAAGAAGTTGAGGAAAACATTGCGAACTATTCTCTGTCCACTTGCAGTGTTAGGATCTATTTGTGAATCTGATGTTGGTAGCTTCATCATGGGCTGCAAGTACTTATGGCTGTTGGATTTAAGTTCCTCGTCTTTCGAGGAGCTCCCAAGCTCCATCGGCCGGTTAAAGCATTTGAGATATTTCAGCCTGTCCGGAAATCACAGAATCAGGAGACTTCCCAATTCGGTTTGCCAGTTGCAGAAGTTGCAAGCATTGGGACTTGTTGGATGTAGAAAGCTTGAAAGGTTACCCAAAGGTGTGAGAAACCTGATTAGCCTTAGATTTCTAGAATTCACAACAAATGAAGAGTTGTTGCCAAATGAAGAAATTGGATGCTTGGATTCTCTTCAAGTTCTCTCCATATCAGGATGCCAATATCTAAGATTTTTGTTCGAGGATATGAAGCAATTAACTGCCCTCCGAACTTTGAGCATCACGGACTGCAACTGGCTTCGGCGTCTTCCATGTTCTGTGAATGATCTGACCGCATTGGAGAACTTGATAATCTCCAACTGTGCAGACCTAGACTTAAAGGGAAAAGAGAATGCCAACCCCAACCAAGATGAAAAGGTGTGTAGCCTTCGATCAATCACAATTACAAAAATGACAACTTTCATGGCTTTGCCTCAATGGCTTCAACGATCGGCCAATACCTTATCGTGCATAATTATTGAAGATTGTCCCAACTTCAAGACATTGCCAGAGTGGTTGAACAATGTCAAGTCACTTCAAAAGCTTCAAATTAAAAGATGTCCCCAATTTCCATATGTGTCAGAGCTGAGCAAACTTGAAATGGGCCTAGTCCCAAAGGTTTATGTTGACGACTTCAAGTTGGAGCCTAGTGAGGGTTGA